A stretch of Blautia liquoris DNA encodes these proteins:
- a CDS encoding ABC-2 transporter permease: MNKTLSFLKLDYVTLRPYVTMKNLFIMIAVALFFTVQSNTSSISILMAYGFMFTGYPFAVGEKCNMDELYISLSISRNAVVGGRYLFTILMELCLGVFACLVSVLLSLLLHRPIEARETLIVVVTLFFVLSFLQTLQLPVFFKMGYAKGKMMTYMPLMVLAFLIIVISKHVSKVLSRFIEWLSKNPVTAITSGILIWLLTVLISYQIALKLYKKRDF, from the coding sequence ATGAATAAAACACTGTCATTTCTGAAGTTGGATTATGTAACACTGCGACCTTATGTGACTATGAAAAACCTGTTCATCATGATAGCAGTTGCATTGTTTTTCACAGTACAGTCGAATACCTCCTCCATTTCCATCCTGATGGCTTATGGATTCATGTTTACCGGATACCCCTTTGCCGTAGGCGAAAAATGCAATATGGATGAACTGTATATTTCGCTGTCCATCTCCCGAAACGCAGTCGTGGGCGGCCGGTATCTGTTCACAATTCTGATGGAACTTTGCCTTGGTGTATTCGCATGCCTTGTATCCGTCCTGCTATCTCTGCTTCTCCATAGACCGATTGAAGCAAGAGAAACCTTAATCGTGGTAGTCACCTTATTCTTCGTGCTTAGTTTTCTTCAGACTCTTCAGCTGCCTGTTTTCTTCAAGATGGGATATGCCAAGGGAAAAATGATGACATACATGCCTCTGATGGTGCTGGCATTCCTGATTATCGTGATTTCGAAACACGTAAGCAAAGTTCTGAGCCGTTTCATAGAATGGCTTTCCAAAAATCCAGTAACTGCAATAACCTCCGGAATATTGATATGGCTTTTGACTGTGCTGATCTCATATCAGATTGCATTGAAATTATATAAGAAGAGAGACTTTTGA